A window of Costertonia aggregata contains these coding sequences:
- the pyrR gene encoding bifunctional pyr operon transcriptional regulator/uracil phosphoribosyltransferase PyrR yields the protein MSQKVLLSSKEIHIILHRLACQLLENHLDFKDTVLIGIQPRGIFLAERLTKILKEEYGVKEIKLGFLDITFFRDDFRRGDKTLEATKTQINFLVEDKKVVLIDDVLYTGRSINAALTAIQSFGRPLEVELLTLIDRRFSRHLPIQPNYRGRQVDAINDEKVKVMWKENDGKDIIYLINK from the coding sequence ATGAGTCAAAAAGTACTGCTATCCTCCAAAGAGATACACATCATACTTCACCGTTTGGCCTGTCAGCTTTTAGAAAATCATTTAGATTTCAAAGACACGGTTCTTATCGGCATTCAACCCAGGGGTATTTTTCTTGCTGAAAGATTGACCAAAATATTGAAAGAGGAATATGGTGTTAAAGAAATAAAGCTTGGTTTTTTGGATATCACTTTTTTTAGGGATGATTTTAGAAGAGGTGACAAGACTTTGGAAGCTACCAAAACACAGATCAATTTTTTGGTCGAGGACAAAAAGGTGGTCCTCATTGATGATGTACTCTACACCGGCAGAAGTATTAATGCTGCCCTAACGGCGATACAATCTTTTGGCAGACCATTGGAAGTAGAATTATTGACCCTTATTGATAGGAGATTCAGTAGGCACCTGCCCATACAGCCCAATTACAGGGGAAGACAGGTTGATGCCATAAATGACGAGAAAGTAAAGGTAATGTGGAAGGAGAATGATGGTAAGGACATTATATATCTGATCAATAAATAA
- the rpsA gene encoding 30S ribosomal protein S1: protein MAEEKTTAEVEETTQATETIVETPKQDPKEFLENFNWEKYEEGIERVDDSKLEEFEKLVAENFVDTADEEVVTGTVVHMTDREAIIDINAKSEGVISLNEFRYNPDLKVGDKVEVLIDIREDKSGQLVLSHRKARTIMAWDRVNAAHDKEEIVTGFVKCRTKGGMIVDVFGIEAFLPGSQIDVKPIRDYDQYVNKTMEFKVVKINHEFKNVVVSHKALIEADIEEQKKEIIGQLEKGQVLEGVVKNITSYGVFIDLGGVDGLVHITDLSWSRINHPNEVVELDQKLNVVILDFDDNKSRIQLGLKQLEKHPWDALSDELKIGDKVKGKVVVIADYGAFIEVAEGVEGLIHVSEMSWSTHLRSAQDFVKVGDELEAVILTLDREDRKMSLGIKQLTPDPWTDITTKYPVGSRHKGIVRNFTNFGVFVELEEGIDGLIYISDLSWTKKIKHPSEFTAVGETLEVEVLELDVDGRKLSLGHKQTTENPWDKYETEFAEGTVHKAAITDIVDKGATIDFNDDITAFVPQRHLEKEDGKKIGKGEEAEFKIIEFNKEFKRVVASHTAIFREEEQRNVKAAAKRQAASAEEAKPTLGDANEALQALKDKMEGKK from the coding sequence ATGGCTGAAGAAAAAACAACGGCTGAAGTAGAAGAAACTACGCAAGCCACAGAAACTATAGTTGAGACTCCTAAACAAGACCCAAAAGAATTTTTGGAAAACTTCAATTGGGAAAAATACGAAGAAGGTATTGAGCGTGTAGACGATTCCAAATTGGAGGAGTTTGAAAAGTTGGTAGCCGAAAATTTCGTTGATACCGCCGATGAGGAAGTGGTGACCGGTACTGTCGTTCATATGACGGACAGAGAGGCTATCATTGACATCAATGCAAAATCAGAAGGTGTTATTTCCCTTAATGAATTTCGTTATAACCCCGATTTAAAGGTTGGCGATAAAGTTGAGGTTTTGATAGATATCCGTGAGGATAAAAGTGGTCAATTGGTACTGTCGCATAGAAAGGCAAGAACCATTATGGCCTGGGACAGGGTCAATGCCGCCCATGATAAAGAAGAAATCGTTACTGGTTTTGTAAAATGCAGAACCAAAGGTGGTATGATCGTAGATGTATTTGGTATTGAGGCTTTCTTGCCAGGTTCGCAAATAGACGTAAAACCAATTCGTGATTACGATCAGTACGTAAATAAAACAATGGAATTCAAGGTGGTCAAGATCAACCATGAGTTCAAAAACGTTGTTGTTTCCCATAAGGCACTTATCGAGGCCGATATCGAGGAGCAAAAGAAAGAAATCATTGGCCAGTTGGAAAAAGGTCAGGTTTTGGAAGGTGTGGTAAAAAACATTACATCTTACGGTGTCTTTATAGATTTGGGCGGTGTAGATGGTTTGGTACATATTACCGACCTTTCTTGGAGCCGTATCAATCACCCGAACGAGGTCGTGGAATTGGATCAGAAACTAAATGTGGTTATCCTTGATTTTGATGATAATAAATCGAGAATCCAGTTAGGTCTTAAGCAATTGGAGAAACATCCATGGGATGCTTTGAGCGATGAGCTCAAAATTGGTGACAAGGTAAAAGGTAAGGTAGTGGTTATTGCCGACTACGGTGCATTTATTGAAGTTGCCGAAGGTGTTGAAGGATTGATCCACGTTTCGGAAATGTCGTGGTCAACACATTTACGTTCCGCTCAGGATTTCGTAAAAGTTGGTGACGAATTAGAAGCCGTGATATTGACTTTAGATCGTGAAGACCGTAAAATGTCTCTCGGTATCAAGCAGTTGACGCCAGACCCATGGACGGATATCACCACTAAATACCCTGTAGGTTCCAGACATAAGGGCATTGTGAGAAACTTTACGAACTTTGGCGTTTTTGTAGAGTTGGAAGAAGGTATAGATGGTTTGATTTATATATCTGACTTATCATGGACCAAGAAAATAAAGCACCCATCCGAGTTTACCGCCGTTGGCGAAACTCTGGAGGTTGAAGTATTGGAACTTGATGTTGATGGCCGTAAGCTAAGTTTGGGCCATAAACAGACTACTGAGAATCCTTGGGATAAGTATGAAACCGAATTTGCGGAAGGTACCGTTCACAAAGCAGCGATTACCGATATCGTAGATAAAGGCGCTACGATTGATTTTAATGATGACATTACCGCTTTTGTACCACAACGCCATTTAGAAAAAGAAGATGGTAAAAAAATCGGTAAAGGTGAAGAAGCGGAATTCAAGATCATTGAGTTCAACAAAGAATTCAAAAGAGTTGTTGCCAGTCATACCGCAATCTTTAGGGAAGAAGAGCAACGCAATGTAAAAGCCGCTGCCAAAAGGCAAGCTGCCAGTGCTGAAGAAGCCAAGCCTACTTTAGGTGACGCTAACGAAGCACTACAAGCGTTGAAAGATAAAATGGAAGGGAAGAAATAA